One Formosa agariphila KMM 3901 genomic window, GTTAAACACACCCAGGTTAGCTGTTAAAAGTTCTGCGCCGTTAACAAATAGTCCACCGCCATACGAGTTATGCCATTTATCTGTTTCGTCTTGAGACAACCACACACGACCATAATCGAAGCTACCATAAACGCCTAATTTAACAGGTAGTATAGGCGTTTTTAAATTGGTTAAACTATACCTAATATCTGTATTCTGATAAAAAGCGCGTTTTCCTGTAAATCGCTGATTCCTAAACCCGCGTAAACCGTCATCTCCTCCTATTGCTGCGGCCTGATAAAACTCGTATTCATTCCCTATATTTAGATGCGCTTTTAGGGTTGTCGCTAAAACCAAACGGCCAGAATAGTTTAATCGATGTGCTAATCCCAATTTAGGAATTACATACCCATATCCACGTCCGTGAATATCTAAATTCTGACTATAGCCTGTTTCTAAATCGAATAAAAGTCCAACTGTTGGATAAGCTTTGTTATCGTAATTTGTAAAATGGTACGCCCCGTGAATTCCAGCAAATTGCACTTCATCAAAAATATAATCTGGTAAGGTATCGCCATTATCTTCTACATATCTACCTGAAGCATTATGCACTTCTGTGGTTTCGTAATGAATCCCAAAATCTATGATACTACCACGCAACGAATTCCAAACTAAAGACGGTGCAATACCAAATGTTCTTACTTTTACACGATTGTAATCGATTCCTAAGTCGTCGTCGAAATTTGATGTTTCATTTCCATATCCGAAAAAATTCAACGTATAATTCGGACTCTGAAAATCGGCTTGAAGTTTAAGATTTAAATGTCCTACAACATGTGCAAATTCTCCACTATACGATACCTCATAACCATTAGTAGCAAAATAATACGCGGCTTTAATTTTATGCTGACTCGTAAACGGATTACGCTCAAAACCATATGTTGTATATGTATTTGAAACTCCTAATTTTAAACCATCGTCTGGATTAGCACCTATAAGCGGTACTAATTGATTGGTATTATTTTTAAATTTCTTGTAATTGTAAACCTGTGTTTCGTAATCGTCTGTTAATTTTATTTTAGCAGATTTAGCGTTTAACGTAGTATTTTTCTTTGATTTATAATCGTAAATCACAATATTCTTACCATGTTCAACTTGGTAATCATCGTTGTTTTGGCCACCAATTAATCGGATTTTAATGCGCTTACTTTTCCCCGAAACTTTAAATGTATCATCATCGTCTAAACCATAAACCCAAATTTCTTTAGTAACCTTAGGGTCGTAAATTTTATGATGAAATAGATCTTTAATTGTATCGTCTTTTTTCCGCAATACAGAAACCTCTACTTTACCATCGTCCAATCCTTTAACAGACACATAATCATCCTTATTGGTTCCGGTAACCACAGCAAATTTACTCACCAACTTAAAGTAGCGATCCGAGATATCTTTTAGATTTTTTCGTCTTGATTTTACAAGGTCTTTTATTTTTAACACCGATTCGTCTTGAACTTCTTTAGGAAGTTTTGAAAACGCTTCATTGATAACCTCATCTGTTATGTGCTTTTGAATATATGCTACTTGTTCATCCCAAACCGATTTATCGATATCGGTTAAAAAGGCAACATCTAACGGATAAGGTTCGGCATTTACACCTTTTACATCTCTTAACGCTTCATCGTAACTTCTTAGTACACGAGCCGCAGGAATAAGAGCAACACCTGCGCTTAACATTAAACCTTCGGACATTTTAGAAAATGCTTGATCCCGATCTCTTGGCAAGGCCTTATAAATGGTTTTTCCATCCTCTTTAAATTCTAACCAACGCCATTGGTCATAATGCCGATCCCAATCGCCAATAAGCATATCGAACAAACGTGATTTTATAAAATTAACTTGATCAATAGCAACATCTTCATCTGAGTGAATCTCCTCAAACAAATCCATCGTACTAATAATCTCGCCTGTAAAATTGCCATCGGCTAGATTCATATGACCTTCAGACGCATGTTCTTCAAAAAAGTAAAGTTCATTCCCGAATTCATCGTTATAATCCATTAACCCATTTTGTTTGGGCATATAATATAATTCCGGATTTAAGTGATAGACACCAACGGCATCAGACAACACCCCAATAGTTAAAGGTGCATACGGGTGAGCGCCAGTAAAGACATCGGCAACTAAAGCTTCGGTCTCTGTATCGTCAAACTGTCCTTCTACATATTGATCGCGAAACATGGAAGCTTGTATGTATTGCGTCGCACTCTTTCTAAGCGCACGCATAACGTATTGTGTGCCGTCTTTATCCTCTAAACGTAGAGAACGTGATTGTGTTCCTCCTCCTTTTCTTACAGGTTTTAATCCGCCTTTAAGCGTATCTAAATTAACCGTTTTTGCTTGGACATCTGTACTGTAATAGTCTCGAAAACGTTCGCCCCATAGAAATTTGTAAAATGAAGATTTTGTGGTTTCTGCTTTAGTAAAAACGGAAGAAGAAATAGAATCTGTAAACTGTTTTGGATAATTTGTGACATCTCGTGGTTCTGGCTTATGGATTTGAGATTTAAATACCACAGCATTAGTTTCGGCTTTTACAAACTGCACATCGGACGCTTGATCTTTATGAATATTTAATACAGCATAACCATTTGCTCCTAATCCAAATTGATCGTCTCTATGTGTTCTTACTCCAGTGGTTTTAGAACCAGAACCACTAATAATTTGCGTTAAATTATCTGATTGTATAAATTGTAAACTATGCTCGTGTCCCGAGATAAAAATAACATTATCATTTTGCTGTGCGGATGCAATTAGGTTTTTACGTAAATCGTTATAAAACCAATTAGACATATCGGCATTAGAAATACCAGTCGTTGTACGCAGTATATTTTTAACCGTTCCTAAAACGGGCAAAGGTTTCATATGATCGGCAAATGTGTATTGTCCATTATGTGGACCATTACTAAACATAGGATGGTGAATCGCTACTAAAGTGGTTTTCCCTCTAGCCTTCTTAATTTCACTTTTAAACTCGTCTAAAAACTGTTCTCGTGTTTTAATATCACAATCGTCGTTTATTGTCGGTTGCCTGTTCCAATTGGTAATGTACCATTGCGAGTCTACAAGAATTAACACCACATCATCGCTAATATTAATACGTTCGATACCACAACCATCTTCAGGTTGAAATGTGTTTTTACCTAAAGCATCTTCCACTAATTTCTCCTGCCGTTTAAGTCCTTTTAAACCGCTATACCAGTCGTGATTTCCAGGAATAACATATACAGATCCTGGGAATTTTTTTGCAACTTCTAACTGCAAGTCCATAGCCAGTTTAGCATCGTCATGTCCTTTTTCATCTTCGGCAGGAAACCCTTTTGGATAGATATTATCGCCTAAAAAAAACAATAAATCTTCTTTGTCTGCTAATGCAAACTGCTTTTCCATCTCTAACAAGGCTTTTGGCGCCTTTCCGTTTTCTGGTTTTCCGGCATCGCCAACCAAAAACACATTTAAAGTTTCTGTATTTATATCTTGTAATGGTTCAGGACTAACAGATACATGGCTAGACTCTAATGTCGCGCAACCGGTAAGACTTATAAAAAATAATAAGAGTAGAATTTTATTCATATACTATAACAATCTATTTATAAAGTTGCTTCAATGTCTTCTATAGAAAACACTTTTTCATTCAACATAAGGTTTGGATTTATATCTGCACGAATGGCCTTAATCCCACTAGCACCTTGAAGTTCTTCGACCTCGACAATTTCTATATGATCGCCAATGTAATTTTTAGATTGCAGAAATTCGAAATAACTTAAATACTCACGCTCTATGCTGTTTGTAGAAAAGACGACACATAATTTATGTGGTTGTGTAATACGTTCGGTAGTGCCTTTTATCACGGCTTTATCGATACGTTTTTTAATCATTTCGTAACGCACATTATACGCTCCATCTACATCGAATTGTTTTTCGTCTATACGGTATCTAATTGTTAACGGCACATCGTAAACCAAAATAAGCGATGCCACATCTAGTTTTACAGGAAATGACTCTTGACTTTTATAATACAAAGATTCCATTTCGCACATCACTTGAAGTTGCCACAGTCTTAAATTGTAAATATCCGATTCATGATATTCGCCATTTTCAACTATAGATTGACCAACATACATATTATGCTCAATACCATCTGTTTTAAATTTCTCGAAAAAATGCGGAAATATAGCTTGTGCTTTAAGTTGTTGTTTATCTAGAAAAACAGATAGATTTTTATTGATAATATTAATCGTTTGGTCGT contains:
- a CDS encoding metallophosphoesterase; amino-acid sequence: MNKILLLLFFISLTGCATLESSHVSVSPEPLQDINTETLNVFLVGDAGKPENGKAPKALLEMEKQFALADKEDLLFFLGDNIYPKGFPAEDEKGHDDAKLAMDLQLEVAKKFPGSVYVIPGNHDWYSGLKGLKRQEKLVEDALGKNTFQPEDGCGIERINISDDVVLILVDSQWYITNWNRQPTINDDCDIKTREQFLDEFKSEIKKARGKTTLVAIHHPMFSNGPHNGQYTFADHMKPLPVLGTVKNILRTTTGISNADMSNWFYNDLRKNLIASAQQNDNVIFISGHEHSLQFIQSDNLTQIISGSGSKTTGVRTHRDDQFGLGANGYAVLNIHKDQASDVQFVKAETNAVVFKSQIHKPEPRDVTNYPKQFTDSISSSVFTKAETTKSSFYKFLWGERFRDYYSTDVQAKTVNLDTLKGGLKPVRKGGGTQSRSLRLEDKDGTQYVMRALRKSATQYIQASMFRDQYVEGQFDDTETEALVADVFTGAHPYAPLTIGVLSDAVGVYHLNPELYYMPKQNGLMDYNDEFGNELYFFEEHASEGHMNLADGNFTGEIISTMDLFEEIHSDEDVAIDQVNFIKSRLFDMLIGDWDRHYDQWRWLEFKEDGKTIYKALPRDRDQAFSKMSEGLMLSAGVALIPAARVLRSYDEALRDVKGVNAEPYPLDVAFLTDIDKSVWDEQVAYIQKHITDEVINEAFSKLPKEVQDESVLKIKDLVKSRRKNLKDISDRYFKLVSKFAVVTGTNKDDYVSVKGLDDGKVEVSVLRKKDDTIKDLFHHKIYDPKVTKEIWVYGLDDDDTFKVSGKSKRIKIRLIGGQNNDDYQVEHGKNIVIYDYKSKKNTTLNAKSAKIKLTDDYETQVYNYKKFKNNTNQLVPLIGANPDDGLKLGVSNTYTTYGFERNPFTSQHKIKAAYYFATNGYEVSYSGEFAHVVGHLNLKLQADFQSPNYTLNFFGYGNETSNFDDDLGIDYNRVKVRTFGIAPSLVWNSLRGSIIDFGIHYETTEVHNASGRYVEDNGDTLPDYIFDEVQFAGIHGAYHFTNYDNKAYPTVGLLFDLETGYSQNLDIHGRGYGYVIPKLGLAHRLNYSGRLVLATTLKAHLNIGNEYEFYQAAAIGGDDGLRGFRNQRFTGKRAFYQNTDIRYSLTNLKTPILPVKLGVYGSFDYGRVWLSQDETDKWHNSYGGGLFVNGAELLTANLGVFNSVDGVRVSFGLGFGF